The DNA segment cgtactttctgacgcattttactttgagacgttcgattagttcaccatcgcctctgcgccacgtggaggacCTGCGTGGCCGGGGTGGGTAaaatgattttcttggccgcggacgccgtcGCCGAGACCGACatcgacgccagattttctgtgacacggggcctcTAACGCTCTCGCTTTAAGAATGAAAAAAGTAAAAACAAGTACCACCAAGGACGGTTGTCGGTCGCTTTAGGAACACTATAGCAAGGCCAGATTAAAATTAGACAGCATGAAGAATCTACAACGGTTCTGGGTGCATTTCAGGCTAAGTGCAAGGGGGTTAGTACGAGGGCTTCAATCAGAAGGGCACTGCGTGCTTTTGCCGAGGCAATCGGAACGCATCCTCTGCAACTTCTGCTTAGAGGCACATGCCACGCCTATACGTCGTGGCGTAGCCCGCCGGTTTTGTTATATATGGTCTGTGTCTTGCGTCCGTTATGTAGtatgtgcgtctggttaaccaccctgcctttcctctcttttgtttctttctctgtctGCTGTTGTTTCGGGGGCTCACCAGAGACTGAGTAGATGTTGCAATTGTGGGCCATAGATGTGCAGGATACGTGGCTCCGACCATCTTTCGCGAGTTTCGCAACGCTGGCTTGACGCTCCTTCCTCCTACATTTCCGTTATCGCACTGTTTCCGATGTAACGGCCAGCTTTGGGGCCTCGGCGGATGCAGTCGATCGGCATGTATTCCGCCGATTAGGCGGGAAATCGGGATGACGTAACGGTGGCGTAATCTTTAACCGATGCAACGACTACTTCTGCCACCTTGACCCGTGGACACAGACAGAAATCGGCATCTTTGTTGTTGGCCATACGGGCCAATCCCGGAGTGTTTGCAACAATGGGCCGATCCGCGGCCACTCCCGTTGCCTTATTGTGGTGCATTATAGTAACGAAAATTTTATGATGGTCCTGATGTGTGAAAACTGTCTTGGGGTGATTGAGAATGATTTTGTGTGTACAAAATCCATGCACGATCCTGTTCTGAACGTCGTCTTTGTAGTACTGCCTTCACCAATGAAATCGGATGAAATATCCTTTACAGCTGCCGCTGGAAAAGATAAAAATCTGAGCGCGGATTTGCTGCGGATAGAAATGCAAGTATACAGGGACCGACAGCAACGAGAGCAAAAAATACTTTTTCACGAAATTTTAATAGCAACTACAGAGAGCGACCACCGTTGAGCGACTTCGCAATTTTGTGCAGTGTTCCGCTGCGTTTAGGTTGTCAGCGTAAAACAGCATATTCTCCGAGTGACACTTTCACTGCTGGTACATTTTTGCACGCCACTTGTCCACCGATCGATCAATCTGCATCCCGAAATTTGGTAGTCCACTGCCGATTAAAGAGAGCTCGCGTGGTGGCGTGCAGGCACTCGGCCTTCTGTAGAACGTGAGCACCAAGACAATCAGGTTCTTCATTTACTCTCAAGAATCAGTGACACTTTCTCGTTTTGGCACGCAGGATTCCTTCAGCCGAATGGAATGGTCTTGGAACGTTTTTACCTCCGCCCGATGACCACGACGGTCGCAACTGCGTTCACCGTTCACACGCAGTGGAGTGACACTTTTCTCGAATCGGAACACAGGGTTTCTTCAGCCGAGCTTGTAAGATTTCTGGGAATGTGTGCTTCACCCGGCACAGCGCGTTTCTTACTCCTGATCTTCCTCGTCGATGGTGGGCATCATGGCGCGGATGGTGATGGTCTTCTTGGTCGAGCCCGGGTAGACCTCGTTGAATCCACCGACCTCGGCCGTCTCTtcgctcgccgccgacgcgcagtcAAAGAGCGGCACGGATCCGTCAAACTCGGCCTCGTCCGTAGCCGAGGGCGCGCTGCAGGACGTGCGCCAGGTCATGACTCCTCCAGCGGGGAGCGGCGCCAGCAGCTCGGCCTGCGGCTCGTCAGGGCTCAGGTCGTTGTTCTCGTAAACGCCGAACGTGGCGTGGTGGAGACTCCGATGCTGCGGTGGGGGCGCGGAAGTCGCGGTGGTCGACGTCCTTGCCGAGTCTTCGCCCTCTTCGCTGGCGTTGAGTGATGTGGCAGTGCAGGAATCATTGTTGTCGTCGCTAGACGAGGTGCCGAAGGGTCCTAGGAGGTCCGAGTTGTTGTCGTCGCTGGAACTCGATTCCGTCGTCATtagctgctggcgtatcgggttTCGAGACTCCAAGAGCAGCGGCTTGAGTATGGCCGTGTCCTCCCTCAGGCCCGAGACAATGTCCTCGGTGTTCACCTCGTCGTCGGTGAGGCAGCTGGGCGCGGTTGGTGGTAGGCGAACGTTATTGGCCCACCCAAGGCTGCCGTCCACTGAGGGCCTAGCCGCGGTGTCGCTGTCTGTCCAGTCGTGAAGATGCCGCTGTTGTTGCTGTGGCCCGAGAAACACGGGCTTCAGCGGAGGTGGCTGCTTGGGTTGCCGCTGTTCCCTGACGAACATGGGCCTGAGAGGAGCGAACCGCCTTATCCAGTCCTTGTCCGTGATGAACGCTGGCTTAAGGGGCCAGGATGTGAGCTTGGGCCTGTCCAAAACGTGTTCTTGGTGCTTCGCTTGGCCGCCGCTGATGGCATCGCCGAGAACGTGGCCGTCTGAGAAGAAATTGCGTCCGTTTCGACGTCGTAACTTGAGCGCCTCTTCGGCGACGGGAATCATCTCCGCCGCCGGCGCGAGGGCGTTGGCGTCGGAGAACGGAGTCCTCGCCTTGGCCCAGGAGCAGCGCTCGGGCGAAGACTTGAGCAGGTCGTAGTTGCGTTCGGGTTCGGTAGAAAGGACGTCACAGATTCTCGTCGATAGAGCAAGGACGTGTCCCTTCTCGGCGTTCACGTCGTCATTCTTGTCCTGCAGCAACTGAAGGAACTCCGGCGCCATGTTGGAAAGCTCGACTTGAAACACCTGGGCCCCCGTCATGCGAATTTCCTTTTCGAACGTTGGCTGATAGGGCCGGGGTGAAGCCGGAGTGTTCCTGGCACAGCTCGTCTCCGTCGAAGTGGCCGAAGTCGAGTTCTCTGTGGGTTCGGAAAACTTGCGCATCGTAGAGCCAACCTGCGTTTCGCCAGAAACCTCGGCCTGTCTCTCGGTTTCGTCGATGGTGGCCAGTTCCTGGTAACCCGGCATGTTGTCGTGGAAACCGAAGACGTTGTTGTTGTAGTCGGCGATGACGGCGGGAGAGACGTGGCTGCTGAAAGCGTCCGCGTTTTCATTCAGGAAGCCCACGTTGGAGTTGATTTGGAACGGGTCCAGCTGTCCGGCCCTgccttcggcgtcgtcgttggaCAAGGTGGAGAAAAGAAAATTGATGAAGGATTTCTCGTCCACGCTGGGTATCATTGAGCTGCCGCTCACACCGTCGGGCTGTTGAACGGCAACATGCAGTTCCGCGTTCAGGGGCACCTGCTGAAACTGCTGAACAACTTGCGGCGACTGGAAGTGGCAGTCGTCACCGCACAGGAGGTCCGGCACCCGTGGTACCGTCTGCTGTTTGACGTCGGCGTCGCTCTGGTGACTGGAAGAAATGAATCGCTCGAACGCGCCTCCCGGAAGCCTCTCGTGGTGGGTGAGGTACTCGTGGTTCGTGAAGTCGTAGCAGGCCGAGCAGCTGTCGGCCGGCTGTTTCGGGTTCTCGTCTAGGAACAGCGGTACTTCTGCGTCGACCTGCGCGGAGCCGAACACAGTGTCGTAGGCTTGCGCGATGTTCTGGTACACGTTCCTCATGGTGTACAAAGGCTCCACGTGGTCAACCACCGGATCGAGGCACGACACGGCTGACGAGAGGACGTCGTAGTTGGCTGCTGCTGGGAAGGTGGGGCACAAGTCCTTGGCGCTGGCTGCTGACTGTTCCTCGGAGGAGTCCTCGATGTCTAGCTGCTCTGTCACCTCCGTGGTTTCTGCACTGGTGGAGTCGCCGCCCTTCTCTCCAGTGTTGTCTTGGGACGATGACGTATCCTCGGATGTGGTCGCGAGCGAGCTGTCCTCCATGAGCTCTTCGAGCTCGCTAGGACCGGGCGTCTCTTCTGACGATTCCTGCATCGGTTGAATAGCCTTGCTGAAAACCTTCAAGACCTACACGACAAGCCCGTATGCTCGTGTGCAAGGCTCAAAGAACAGAAAATGTCGCTGGCGGCAAATAACGTTTCGACTAAGCGACTTGTCTTGCTTAGGACCCTGACCTGGTCCCCTGGTCAAGTCTCCTTGCCTAAATCTTGGCAACAGCGATATTCCTTATTCGACCACTATTGATCGCTTCAAGGAAATTATAGGTTATATATAGGGCATTGAATGAAGTTGGGCGGGGCGTGCAAATAAGGTCTAGAACTCCGTTTCCTTTTTGGTCCTTTATTGTaggctctctctctctaaggCACACGGAACGCCACGTCCGAAATATTCTCAAAATGACGTGCATACTGCAGGACGTAGTCCTCTtgcagcaatctccaattacagCTGGCCTATACGTTCGCGCCTAAGTCCATGCCTATCTATTTCCTTATCTCGTCACACCACCTGCACCTCAAAAATTTTCAGTGCTTAGCTTCATTGCCCATACCTTGGCATGGGTTCTGTTAGTCTAGAGAACCACCGATTATTCTCTGTCTTGCTCTATTTCTCGTGCAATAAACCTTTCAGTTGATAGACTCGTATGTTCAGTGTTTAGAGCTGCATGCGACCCGGATTGACGCCCTATACTGTGGCAGACGTTAAGCGGCGCTTACTAGCACAGACAACATCGTAATGACGGCGAGGGGACGTGAGTGCAAAGTTAGAGATTTGGTTAATTGACGACGATT comes from the Dermacentor silvarum isolate Dsil-2018 chromosome 9, BIME_Dsil_1.4, whole genome shotgun sequence genome and includes:
- the LOC125940383 gene encoding uncharacterized protein LOC125940383, with translation MSRARLPECHGAAVGPGFPPRGGDERDRRQPSLLEQELIECLREQLPRVRRGDAFAPEVVLEFVRSITELQGDDFKERGAPPERPPAEATQTREGKHILDLSLEALNCDPVPVLLPLVVSPRGASDTAVANSNGSWKLDQRRCSAENAQRRLRLRSQPSSEGDHERAVIAEALKDIRRRLDPSPQESSEETPGPSELEELMEDSSLATTSEDTSSSQDNTGEKGGDSTSAETTEVTEQLDIEDSSEEQSAASAKDLCPTFPAAANYDVLSSAVSCLDPVVDHVEPLYTMRNVYQNIAQAYDTVFGSAQVDAEVPLFLDENPKQPADSCSACYDFTNHEYLTHHERLPGGAFERFISSSHQSDADVKQQTVPRVPDLLCGDDCHFQSPQVVQQFQQVPLNAELHVAVQQPDGVSGSSMIPSVDEKSFINFLFSTLSNDDAEGRAGQLDPFQINSNVGFLNENADAFSSHVSPAVIADYNNNVFGFHDNMPGYQELATIDETERQAEVSGETQVGSTMRKFSEPTENSTSATSTETSCARNTPASPRPYQPTFEKEIRMTGAQVFQVELSNMAPEFLQLLQDKNDDVNAEKGHVLALSTRICDVLSTEPERNYDLLKSSPERCSWAKARTPFSDANALAPAAEMIPVAEEALKLRRRNGRNFFSDGHVLGDAISGGQAKHQEHVLDRPKLTSWPLKPAFITDKDWIRRFAPLRPMFVREQRQPKQPPPLKPVFLGPQQQQRHLHDWTDSDTAARPSVDGSLGWANNVRLPPTAPSCLTDDEVNTEDIVSGLREDTAILKPLLLESRNPIRQQLMTTESSSSDDNNSDLLGPFGTSSSDDNNDSCTATSLNASEEGEDSARTSTTATSAPPPQHRSLHHATFGVYENNDLSPDEPQAELLAPLPAGGVMTWRTSCSAPSATDEAEFDGSVPLFDCASAASEETAEVGGFNEVYPGSTKKTITIRAMMPTIDEEDQE